Part of the Armatimonadota bacterium genome is shown below.
CTCCCGGGTTCGACGGTGGAGCAGGTCGCTACGGGCATGCGCTTCACCGAGGGCCCGGTCTGGGTTCCGGCGGAAGGCTGCCTGCTATTCAGTGACATTCCAGCCAACCGGATCATGCGCTGGACGCCCGGACAAGGGGCTTGTGTCTGGCGTGAGCCCTCGCAGAATGCCAACGGCAACACCCTGGACCTTCAGGACCGCCTGCTCACCTGCGAGCACGGATCACGCAGACTCACCCGCACTGAGCCCGACGGGACGATCACCGTACTGGCGTCCACTTACGCGGGCAAGAAGCTGAACTCGCCAAACGATGCGGTAGTCAAGTCGGACGGGACCATCTGGTTCACCGACCCTCCCTACGGTATCCAGAAGGAACAGGTCGAGCAGGAGCACAACTACGTCTTTCGCCTGGACCCCGGGGCGACCGAACCCGTACCTGTGGCGTCGGACTTCGGCATGCCCAACGGCTTGTGTTTCTCGCCGGATGAGAGGGTGCTGTACATCGCGGATTCATCGGACCGCCACCACATCCGCAGGTTCACCGTGAACGCGGACAACACATTGAGCGGTGGCGAGGTGTTTGCAGTCATCGATCCGGGCGTCCCGGACGGAATGCGTTGTGATGAGGAGGGACGTTTGTACAGCACGGCGGGCGATGGTGTCCACGTTTTCTCGCCCTCCGGGGAGCTTGTGGGCAAGATCTTGACGCCAGAATCCGCCGCGAACTGCGCTTTCGGCGGTGCCAACGGCGACACGCTGTTCATCACCGCCCGCACCAGCCTCTATTCGGTGCGTCTGGCAACGCGAGGCGCGAAACCACCCAAGGTGGCGGAACCGTAATGGGCGCGGATTGCGATATGAAAGGGCCTGAGACCATGGCGAACCCGGGTGTGGCCTGTTTGCAGACATTGACCAGGTGGGCAGGAGGCTTGATTATCCTGCTGGCGCTAAGCTCCCATATCTGTGCAGACACTGCCATCTGGACCGGCCAAGGCGTACCCCAGCCCCAGCCTGTCACCGGCGACGTGACCCTCGGTGTCTACATCTTCCCGGGGTGGTACCGTGACACCGGGCGCGGCGATTACCCCTACCGCACCCACGACGAAGACAGCGAGTGGCGGCTAGTGGCACGTAAGCCCGCCCCGAGGCCGCTTCTGGGCTTCTACGACGACTCCCTGCCTGAGGTCAACGACTGGCACATAAAGTGGGCGCTGGAGCACGGCATCTCGTTTTTCTGCTTCGACTGGTACTGGAACGCCGGCGAGCATCGACTCCTGCGCACACTCGAGCAGGGCTTCCTCAAAGCAGAGCACTGCAACCTGATGAAGTTCTGCATCCACTGGTGCAATCACGGCCTCGACTGGAAAGACCGCGAGTTCAACCGCCCCAAGGACCTGGACTTCCAGGCACCCGCGCTGGTGGAGATGACCGAGTACCTTGCGGACAACTACTTCTGCCTGCCCAATTACCTCACCGTGGACGGCCGCCCGGTGCTGGTGATCTGGGACACCCGGCGCATCCTGCAGGCGAACGGCGGCCCGGAGGGATTCACAAAGACGCTGGAAGAGATGAACAAGGTCTTGCGCAATCGCGGCATCGGCGACTTGTACCTGGTGGCCATCGGGGACATCGCGGAGGCACAAGCCGCGGGCTTCAGCGCCCGGACAGACTACGGTTGCTACGGCGCGGACTTCGACTCCGAGTTCGAATGGCGCGGCGGGTATTCGATCCCGTACGAAACCATGATGGCCCATCAGGAATCCCGCTGGCGCGCCGTTTCCAGCGCTGACGGCCTTCCTTACATGCTCTCCATCGGCTCCAACTGGGACAGCCGCCCGAGGGCAGGCGACGCGGCTCCGGTGATCACAGGGAAGACCCCCGAAAAGTTCGCTCGGCAGTGCCGCAACGCTCTGCGTTACATCGATCGGCGTACCAACCTGGCGATCATTGAGGCGTGGAATGAGTGGGGTGAGGGGAGCTTCATTGAGCCGGACAAGGAGTTCGGTTTCGGCATGCTTGATGCCGTCCGCTCCACATTCACCAATGCCCCCGCGCAGCATACCGACCTGGTTCCGAGCCCCGAGGCGATTGCCGGCTACAGCGTCCTCAAGGGTCAAGAGTTGGCGGACGCGCGGGCGATAGAGGAGCAAGCATACCCGGATCCGCCGCGCTTTCCACGCAGTGTCAAGTGGGCGATCGATTCGCCCCTGCCGGAAGGCCCCGTTGCCAGGAGCTGGGAGTTCGATGGCGGTTCATCCGAGGGCTGGATGCCCTACCAGGTGGAGCCGTTCACTGTGGCGCAGGGCGTTCTCAAGACAAGGGCCCTGGGCGACGATCCCCAGCTCATCGTGGACAATGTGGGTGTGCCGGTGGACGACCTGGATTGCATTGCCCTGCGGCTCAGGACCGCGAAAGGCGTGTCGGCGTGTGAACTCTTCTGGACCACCACGTCGGAACCCTCTATGACCGCCGACAAGGCCATCGTGTTCAGGCTGGTCCCTGATGGTGAGTGGCACACGTACCAGGTCCGCAAGCAGGTTGATGGCAAGTGGAGCGGGACCTTCAAGATCTTGCGCCTGGACATTGGCGGCGCGGGGGACACGATTGAACTGGACTGGATACGACTCTACCAGCGCGCGGGGTGAAACACTCATGCGCGAAGGCGCGCCGTGGTGGGGCTAACCGAATCGGCCCATGATGTATTGCTCGGTGCGCTCATCAGAGGGGGCTGTGAAGACCTGCCCTGTAGGGCCCTCTTCCACCAGTTCGCCCAGCAGCATGAACACGGCGCGATCCGAGGCGCGCGCCGCCTGCTGCATGTTGTGGGTCACGATGGCGATGGTGTAGGTCTCGCTCAGCGCGCGCATCAGGTCTTCAATGTGCAGCGTCGAGTACGGGTCCAGCGCGGAGCAGGGCTCGTCCAGGAGGATCACTTCGGGCTCCACCGCGAGCAGGCGGGCAATGCAAAGTTGTTGCTGCTCCCCGAGGGACAGCTCCAGTGCGGGGGTGTCCAGCTTGTCCGCTACCTGGTCCCACAGGCCTGCGGCCTTGAGGCTGCGTTCGAGAAGCTCCTCCAGGCGGTCTCGACCCACTATCCCGTGGGCGTAAGGCCCGAACAGCACGTTCTCACGCACTGAGAACGGGAAGGGGTTCGGGCGCTGGAAGACCATCCCGACCCGCTTGCGAAGAGTGACGAGGCTGGTCTCTTTGGCGTAGATGTTCTGGCCGTCCAGTGTGACCTCGCCTTCGACACGCGCGCCCTGCACGAGGTCGTTCATGCGATTGAAGGTGCGCAGCAGGGTGGACTTCCCGCAACCGGACGGGCCGATGATTGCGGTGATGCTGCGGGGTTGGACGTCGAGATTGACGTCCTTCAGCGCGTGGAATGACCCGTAGTAAAGGTTCAGGTTCCGTGCGGACAGCTTTGCCCCGGGGTTGGGCTGCATGGTTAGCCGAACCTCCCCTCGAGGAAGTCCGCCGTCCGGGTGTCGCGAGGCCGGGTGAAGATCTCCGCGGTGGGCTGCCACTCCACCAATTCCCCCATGAGAATGAAGGCCGTGCGGTCCGTGGCGCGCGAGGCCTGCTGCACATTGTGGCTGACAAGGATGATAGTGTACCGCTCTTTGAGCGACTGCAAGGCCTGCTCGATCTTCAGCGTGGAGATGGGGTCCAGACCCGAGCAGGGCTCATCCAGCATGACAATCTCCGGGTGCGGGGCGAGAGCGCGCGCGATACACAGGCGCTGCTGCTGGCCACCCGACAGCCGCAGAGCGGAGTCACCAAGTCGGTCCTTGACCTCGTCCCACAGGATGGCATCACGCAGGGCCTGTTCGGCACGATCCTCCAGGAGCTGACGATCCCTGACACCTGCGATGCGCAGGCCGAAGATCACATTCTCGAAGATCGTCTTGGGGAGGGGTGTCGGCAGGGCGAACACCACTCCGATGCGCCTGCGCAGCTCGTTGACATCCACTTCGGGCGCGTGGATATCCCGACCGTCCAGGAGGATGCGTCCATCATGGCGGCAACTGGGAACCCGATCGTTCAGGCGGTTGATCATACGCAGCAATGTGGTCTTCCCACTGCCGCTGGGGCCAGTGATGCCGAGAATCTCATTGGCGTATATCGGCAGGCTCACTGACTTGAGTGCCGGGGTATCGCCGTAAGAAACCGACAGGTTATCAATGGCGATCTTGGGATCGTATAGACCTGAGGTCTCGGCAGATGGCATGGGGTTGGCCGTGTCTGTTCCTTTCACGTGACTTTCGCCCGGAAGCGAACCATGATCATGTTGGCGATGGTGTTTACCAGCAGAATTACGATAATCAGGACTGCCGCGGTACCGTAAGCATGCGGCATAGACAGCCCCTCGCGGGCCAGGATGTAGAAATGGACGGCCATGGTGCGGGTGGGGCTGAAAATGGACAAGGGCAGGCGAAGCGCCGTCCCGGCGGTGAAGATGACGGCAGCAGTCTCGCCGACGCAGCGCCCGATGCTCAGCACCACACCGGTCATGATGCCCGGCAGGGCAACGGGGAGCACCACCCGGGTCACCGTCTGCCATGCAGTGGCTCCGGCCGCGAAGGACACTTCGCGATACGACGCCGGAACCGCCCGAATCGCTTCCTCGGCGGTGCGGATGATGGTGGGCAGGACCATGATCGCCAAAGTCAGGCCACCGGACAGAACCGACCAGCCCATCTTCAGGTGGATCACGAAAAAGATGAACCCGAACAGGCCGAAAATGATGGAGGGCACCCCGGCGAGACACTCGACACCGAAGCGGATCACTCTCGCGAGCCGCCCGGCTTGGGTGTATTCGGTCAGGTAGATCGCAGTGCCGACGCCCAGTGGCGTAGCCATGAGCAGAGCAACCATTGTCAGCAGAACCGTTCCGACGATGGTGGGGAATATCCCGCCTGCCCGGCCCATGCGCTCCGGGGATTCCAGCAGGAAGCCTGGGCTGAGCATCGGCAGGCCTTTGGCCAGAACGAGCACGATGATCCCCGCCAGGACGCCAAGGGCCAGTCCGGCGCAGGCCCACAGGCCAACGACCGCCAGTCGGTGCGTTGTTTCCGGGTTTAGACGCAGACGCGCAGTGTGTCTGTCACTCGCGGCCATCAGCGCTCACCCCGCCTTCCCGCACGCAGGCTGGCGAGGGTGTTCAGGATCATGATGAAGATGAAAAGAACCACGCCTGTGGCGAACAACGCCTCGCGATGCTCTCCTGCAGCGTAGGCCATCTCGAGCGCGATATTGCTGGTTAGGGTTCGGGCAGGGTCCAGTGGGCTTACAGGCAGCTTAGCCGCGTTACCCACCACCATGATTACCGCCATCGTCTCGCCGATTGCGCGGCCCATGCCAAGCACCAGAGCCGCTGTGATCCCGCCTCGGGCAGCCGGAAGAACCACGCGGCTGATTGCCTGCCACTGGGTGAGCCCCAGGGCGAGGGCCCCTTCGCGGTATGAGTTGGGGACGGCCTCGAGCGCATCCTGGGAGATGCTGATCACGGTGGGCAGGACCATGACACCGAGGATCACCGTGGCCGTCAGCACGGACAGGCCCGGCCCCCCCAGAGTCTCGCGGATCAGGGGCACCAGGACGATGATTCCCACGAATCCGTAGACAACCGAAGGAATGCCGGCGAGCAGTTGGATTGCGGGGCGCATGAGGTCGGCAACCCGTCGTGGCGCGATTTCCACCAGGAACACGGCGCAGGCCACGCCCAAAGGCCCGGCAATGATCAGCGAGCCGATGGTGACCCAGATTGACCCGAGGATCATCGGGAATATACCGAAGTGGCCCTTCGTAGGGGCCCATGTGTTGCCGAACAGGAAGGAGATCGGGCCTTCGCGCGCGATAATCGGCGTTCCCTCGATGAACACGAAAAGAGCGATGAGCCCCAACATACCCACAGACGACAGTGCCGAGACAAGCAATGCCTTTTCGATGACGAACTCCCGTATCCTCACTGGGCATCGCCTGACTTCACGGGTATGTACCCCTCCTCGGCGATGATTGCCTGGCAGTCGGGGCGACGGACGTAGTCCAGATATGCTTGCGCTTCAGGGGAAGGCGGGCCCTTGGTCAGCAGCAGGAAAGGTCGGCAGAGCCGGTATTTGCCGCTCTCCACTGTCTCGTGCGTGGGTTTGACGCCGTCCAGCGTCACCGCCGTCACTTCGGGGGTGACCATCCCCAGCGATACATAGGCAATGGCGTTCCGGTCATCAGCAACGATGGTGCGGGCCGCTCCAGTTGAGTCCTGGACGATGGCGTCCGCCGCGATCTGGACATCCTCGCCCATGATCATCTCCTCAAAGGCGCTCCGTGTGCCCGAGCCTTCCTCGCGGGTGATGCAGGTGATACGTGCGGCACGACCGCCGATCTCATCCCATCTGCGGATGCGTCCCGAGAAGATTCCACGCGCCTGTTCGGTGGTCATCTCATGCACGGGATTGTCCGGGTGCACGATCAGGGCAATCGCGTCCCTGGCCAAGAGGAAGCGAGTGAGGCCGGTCTCGTCGGGTTTCAGCTCCCGCGAGGACATGCCGATCGCCGCGGCGCCCGATAGGACCGCGCTGATGCCGGCTGAACTCCCGCCGCCCTGGACATTGATCTGGTGTCCCGGATGCTCGGCCATGTACTTGTCGGCCAGCATCTCGGCCACGGGCTGCACCGAGGTGGAGCCGGCAATGGTCAGACCGCCGGCCTGCGGGTTGTGGCAGCCTGCCAGCGCGGAAATGGCCATGCTTATCGCCACCGTGACTCTCAACCCGGTACGGGCCCGACGCATGGCCACCCCAAGTCTACTCCTCATGATCTACTTGCTCCTCCGGCGGTTCCACAGGTCCGGGTTCGGTGGGCAGGACGCCGTGCTCGCGCTTCCACTCCTCGTTTCGCCACGGGCGCAGCGACCCCGTCTCCGCGTAGGCGATGCGCTCGATGATGTTCTTGGTATGGTCGCCGAGACGCTCGAGATACCGCGCCACAAACATCATCTCGCTCGCCTGGTGGATGACCCGCGGCTCCCTCTCCATCCACTCCAGCAACTGGGAGTGGACGCGCTTGTAGATACGGTCAACCTCCTTGTCCCGATCCCGCACGCTCTTGCCAAAAACCACATCGCGGGTCACGTAAGTCTTGAGGGCATCGCGGATCATGCCCTCCACGATGCGGCCCATCTCCGGAATATCCTCGAGAGGTGCGAAATACGGGTCTCCGGCCAGTCTTATGGCGCACTGGGCGATATCCGAAGCGTAGTCGCCGACCCGTTCCAGGTCCGTGGTCGCCTTGAGGACGCTGGCGACTCGACGCAGGTCCGTGGCCACCGGCTGTTGCAACGCCAGCAATCGTATGGCGCTTTGCTCGATCTCGTCGTCGAGTCGATTCGCCACCTCGTCGCGGTCGCGCACATCCCGGGCAAGGTTTTCGTCTTGCCGGACGAGGGCATCCATTGCATCGTGCAGCATGTTGGCCACAAACTCGCCCATGTGCAGGACTGTGCCGTCGAGTTTCTCGAGTTCGACGTCGAAGGTGTGCCTGACCGAATCCATCTTGCACCTCCCGCAGAGCGTCGTTACCCACGCGCGAGAAAGGGGTCCGGCAGCTGAGGGCAGCCGAAAACAGCGCGATAGGCTACGCGCCCGCGCGATCGGGTCGCCATCGGACCGTCCCACTGTCCAGAGCTTCCTGCAGCGTGGTTCAGACACGGCAACGCGCCACATCTCCGCCCGCCGGGACAAGGCGCCTTCCGAAGCATACCGTATCCTGGGTTTTCCCTCAACCGGTGGACGCGCCGTCGGCCGCCGTCGAGCCGTGCTGAAGTCTGACCGCTGTCTGCTGTCTCTTCCATTGCGAGAAGAACCGCACCGAGGCCCGACATGGAAATGGGTCTGCGCCAGCACAGTCTTCCACTGGATGTCTCAGTCGTGCCCAGGTTCACCTGTCGCCACTTCGGTGCATCTTGTCTGTGCGTGGTGCTCGGTCCACGCAGGACGCAGTTCACCGGCCTGGACCGCACGGCGAGAGCGGGGCACATGGATTTCAGGAGCAAGCAGGTTGCAGAGGAGTTCCCAGACCTCAAGCAGCACTGCATATCGATAGGATGCCCCGCACCACGTTGGCACGTAAGGCTACCCGGATCTTGTTCTCGGCCCGTGAAGGGACATTGGTCGGGTGTGTCGCCTGTCCGTCGCCGTTGATCAGCTGCGTTGAATGTAATCTTTAGGCAAAAATGAGCGACAGTTACCCGTCTTTATGGCAGAATACAAGTCACGCCCGTGCGGCACCACGAGTGAGTGGTTTGCTGTGCGGGCGTTCTTTGTATTGGATCATGGGGGGTGCGCGCCCACGGAGGTCGTCACGTCGTGTGCGTCCGTATTTTGATCGTGGACGATGATGATACGATCCGTGCTCTGCTCACCGACGTCCTCTCCCTGCTGGGCCACAAGACCCTCTGTGCGTCGAGTTGCGCGGAAGCCCTCGCCTCCATGGAGGCGCTTCCGCCCGACCTCGTACTGCTCGACCTCAAGTTGCTCGACGGGCCTGGCTGGATCCTATACGAGGAGATGCAGTCTCGTTTCTCGCTGAGGAGCATTCCAGTTATCGTTCTGACTGGAGACATTGAGGCTCTGCCCGCAGGTGCTCTGCCGGAGTCCCCTTTGCTCGCATTTCTCGAAAAGCCGTTCAGCGTCAAGGCTCTCAAGGCAGCTATTGACGAGGTTGTGACCAATAGCCGCATTACAGCTTTCCGAAGAGAGTGTATTTAGACGCTACATTGGCTCAGGGATGGCCGACTGCACCCACAGAACGGCGCTGCGAAAGTCACTCCGGGCGTCGTGGGCTCCGCTTGGGGCAGGGGAAAAAGGGGAGGCGCGGCAGGCGTACCTTTGACCAGAGCGTTGCAGGAACCTGGGTCATACGTGGCTCAAATCGGCAAGTGTGAAGCGCAGTCGTGACGTGCACATGCCCGCCGCCGTAGAGCGCGCCAGAGCCATACCGCGCAGGAGCGAAATCGAAGCAGCGCATAGCGCGACAGGGAATAGGCCCAGGCACCGGGCGATGGAATGTAGGGACCCTCTGCGTACCCATTCATCAGAGGCGAGCCGTCTGACGAAAGCACGTCGAACTGGCCTTCCCGAAGGCGGTTCAGCACTAGTTCCGCCGCCAGAGCGGGAACGTCCAACCCCAGCGTCGGCACGATCCGGTGCCGTCGATCATCGTGGAAATCCGCAGCGGCAAGTCCAACCAGAGAGCGTCCGAGAGCGCGCTGAGCACGGAGCGCGGAGCAAAAGGGAAGACTCGGCACTGGTCCATCGACGTAGTGGTTCCAAATCTCCCAACCGTCATAGTCGGCTCGGATCCCGCCCGCGAGACTCGGATATGCCGTGGCCGCCGGATGAGCCCAGATGGTCATCCCACCCGCCTCGCGCATGGCTGCAGGTTCGAGGACGACCTGTGGAGCCTCCACACGGCAGATGAGTCCCGGCGGTCCCAGCAGCAGAACATGCCGTCCCCGGTGCCCGCACTCTAAGCCGAGCATACACAGGAACTGATCGTCACTCAGGTCCCGGCATATCTGCAGTGCCTCAAGCCTCATGTCCAGCCCCAGCCGCCAAGTATGTTCACACAATATGAGGAAGCTCAGCCCAAGGCCCTGCGCGCGAGCGCGCAGTTCCGCGGGGCTAAGGGCCCCGTCTGAGAGGGTCGAATGGACGTGGAGGATTCCACGGTAATAGGGCATTCAGGGGCCCCGGAAAACCGGTATTGGACGTCAGTTCGGCAGCCGGTAGCTTCGCCGGGCAAGTCATCTCAATGCGGTGTCCGCAGCAAGGAGCACTGGCCGGAGTATGCAGTTTGCCGGCCAACCTGTGCTCACGTTATTCTGCCGAAGCCGAGGTCTCACCTTCATCGCCGTTCTTGATACAAACATTAGGGCAATCGGTGCAATGCTTGAGATTCGTTCTGTAGGGTCTGTGCTACAGTAATTGAAGCCCGTGCGGCACCACGAGCTACCGAATTTGCCGCGCGGGCTTTTTGCTTGCTGTTTGGGCTGCCCGCGGACGGACAACGCGCAAGGGGGCAGTTGTTATGCGAAGCTTCTTGCCGGGTGCAATTCTCACATTCCTACTGGTCGGCAGTATCCAGGCAAGCCCGATCTCGAGTTGGGGCAAATGGACAGGCAACGTCTTCACCCTGGAGAGGGCAAACGTCGAGTGGAAAGCGTCCGAGGACAATACGACGACTGCCGGAGCGGGAAGCGGCGGTGAGTGGTTCGACATTGAGCACCTGTTTGTCGACGTGGTCACTCGAGACAATGAGACCTTCCTCGAGTGGCTCCTGATCACCAGTTACCCGGGCGTGGAGCCGACGTGGACGAATAATGATGGCGAGTGGATCCCCGACTGGTCATGGCGGGGAGAAAATCCAACAGGGACGGATCCCAATCCGGCGGGGACAGTGCGTCCAGGGTTCGGCCGCAACGCACATGAGCGCGACTACGGCCAACCTGCAGGGGGTACGCCCACGACCTGGGCGTATCGACAAAACCCGGTGCTCGCTTTCGACCTGTACGATACGGATGAGACCCCAACGAGCGGACCCATCTACGACTGGGCTCTCGTTCTGGACTCCAGTGAGCAGGAGAACGTCGTGTCTGACTGGCGAGGCACCCCTTACGACATCACGACGACGCCCACTTTGTACCGGGTGCATAATGCGGCGAACTTCGTCGAATGGGTCCCGCCCGACGCCAGCCAGTTCCCCGTGGCCAAGGTGTCCGACCTGAACAGTAGTAACATCGGGCCGGGCGACAAGTGGACACACGGAGCATCAAACAAGACCTTCGCCGCCGACCACATCGAGGCGACCAACGAGCAACTGCAGGCGACCTACTGGCGGATGGACTTCAATTGGTACTGGACCGGGAGCATGCAGCTCACCGACAACGCAGGCAATATAGCTCGCGGCATGCCCATGGAAGCTCCCGATGCCTTCGACCCATCCGGCAGGACCAGTGTGCATTACGCAATGTGGTGCGGGAATGACTTCATCGATGCGAACGCCAACGGGTACAGTGATGAGATCACACCCGAGCTGTCGCCCGGTCTGCTGATGATCCTGGGAGCAGTTCCCGCGGGCGTCATCTTGCGACGGCGACGCCGACAGTGTTGACCGGGCGGCGCTGGAGATGAGACGGGGGTTCTAGGGACCTGACCCACAAGGGCGCTGCTCTTGCACAGAGTAGCGTTCTTTGGCGTTTGCCCGCCATCATCGGAGGTGAAGGAGGGGAAAGGCCATGATACGGAATGGCTGCGATGAACCTCAACCTTGGCGCTTTGGTGGGGTGCTGGCGGATGAGTAGCCGTTCCCTTTATTTCCTGCTTCTCCTTCTGCCTGCGTGCGGGCATCCATCGACGATCACGCTGATGGGTGTTCCTGAATATCAGTGGTTCCATGGCTGTTCGCCGACCGCCGGCGGAATGCTCTTCGGTTACTGGGACTCGAGACCAGGTTACGGCAACCTCTTCGACGGCGATGCATCGGTGTGGTGGGGCAATGATGACGGCAGCTCCGGCACGAAACGAATGGTCGCCAGCCAGGAGTTCATCACCGGCACAACTCATCCCCTGAATTGTATTGCTGACTTCATGGGCACGGACGCTGCAGGCGGCTCGTTCTCTCAGGGCATCTTCGCGGGTCTGAGGCGCTACGCCTATTGGGACGATCCCATGACGTCCACCAATGAGTCATACACTTTCTTTTCGAACCACCACCTGGTCTACAACCAAAACACCATGAGCCCCCAGGATGCCCTGGGCGCTTTCAGCTTTGATCTGCTGATGCGTGAGATTGATGAGGGCAGGCCGATGATTATCAATCTCAGCCTGAACAACGGAAAGGGGCACTCCGTTGTGGCCTACGGCTACCAGGACAATGGACCGGGCGACCAGTGGTTTGCTTGCCGCGACACATGGTTGGACGGCAATTCCGACGGTGTCAAGGGAGTGTCGGCAAAGGTCGAGGACGGCATTGAGTGGTGGAAGTGGCAGGAAGCGCCGGTTGGCAAGGACTTCGGCGAGGCCTACTTCGTGGAGGAGGCCGTATACTTCGGACCACAGAACGATGGGTGGGTGTACGAGATCGAGGATCACCACGCGTTTGGTAGCGCACAGCAGGTCCTGGGCACGACCACCATCTACGGATCCATTGGCGCCAGAAACGAAGAGGACTGGTACGCCTTGTGGATGTCTGCCCATGATATCCTGGCCGCGAGCACTTCAGACGACCTGTTTGGGACCGAAGGTCTCGATTCTTACCTGGAACTGTATGACCCTGCGGGTACCCCCCGGATCGCCCAGGACGATGTCTTCGCAAGCCGCAAGTCGCACTTCTCGTACCGGGCGGATGTCGAGGGCTGGTGGCGGCTTCGCGTGACTGGGGTGTACGGGACTAGCACCGGAGACTACTACCTGAACCTGAATACGTACCAGAATGACATACCCGAGCCGGGGACTTTGGGGCTCTTTGGGCTCGGTCTGATTGCGGTCGGCCTGTACCTGCGCAGAAGACGCGATTGCTGAGACGCTGCCTAATGGTGTTCGCCCGGGGCTGCATCGGGTGGCCTGCGGAGGGATATGGTGGTAGCACCGGGCCGCAGCGTATGC
Proteins encoded:
- a CDS encoding phosphate ABC transporter ATP-binding protein, encoding MPSAETSGLYDPKIAIDNLSVSYGDTPALKSVSLPIYANEILGITGPSGSGKTTLLRMINRLNDRVPSCRHDGRILLDGRDIHAPEVDVNELRRRIGVVFALPTPLPKTIFENVIFGLRIAGVRDRQLLEDRAEQALRDAILWDEVKDRLGDSALRLSGGQQQRLCIARALAPHPEIVMLDEPCSGLDPISTLKIEQALQSLKERYTIILVSHNVQQASRATDRTAFILMGELVEWQPTAEIFTRPRDTRTADFLEGRFG
- the pstB gene encoding phosphate ABC transporter ATP-binding protein, translated to MQPNPGAKLSARNLNLYYGSFHALKDVNLDVQPRSITAIIGPSGCGKSTLLRTFNRMNDLVQGARVEGEVTLDGQNIYAKETSLVTLRKRVGMVFQRPNPFPFSVRENVLFGPYAHGIVGRDRLEELLERSLKAAGLWDQVADKLDTPALELSLGEQQQLCIARLLAVEPEVILLDEPCSALDPYSTLHIEDLMRALSETYTIAIVTHNMQQAARASDRAVFMLLGELVEEGPTGQVFTAPSDERTEQYIMGRFG
- a CDS encoding phosphate ABC transporter substrate-binding protein, which codes for MRRARTGLRVTVAISMAISALAGCHNPQAGGLTIAGSTSVQPVAEMLADKYMAEHPGHQINVQGGGSSAGISAVLSGAAAIGMSSRELKPDETGLTRFLLARDAIALIVHPDNPVHEMTTEQARGIFSGRIRRWDEIGGRAARITCITREEGSGTRSAFEEMIMGEDVQIAADAIVQDSTGAARTIVADDRNAIAYVSLGMVTPEVTAVTLDGVKPTHETVESGKYRLCRPFLLLTKGPPSPEAQAYLDYVRRPDCQAIIAEEGYIPVKSGDAQ
- a CDS encoding glycoside hydrolase family 99-like domain-containing protein, which codes for MIILLALSSHICADTAIWTGQGVPQPQPVTGDVTLGVYIFPGWYRDTGRGDYPYRTHDEDSEWRLVARKPAPRPLLGFYDDSLPEVNDWHIKWALEHGISFFCFDWYWNAGEHRLLRTLEQGFLKAEHCNLMKFCIHWCNHGLDWKDREFNRPKDLDFQAPALVEMTEYLADNYFCLPNYLTVDGRPVLVIWDTRRILQANGGPEGFTKTLEEMNKVLRNRGIGDLYLVAIGDIAEAQAAGFSARTDYGCYGADFDSEFEWRGGYSIPYETMMAHQESRWRAVSSADGLPYMLSIGSNWDSRPRAGDAAPVITGKTPEKFARQCRNALRYIDRRTNLAIIEAWNEWGEGSFIEPDKEFGFGMLDAVRSTFTNAPAQHTDLVPSPEAIAGYSVLKGQELADARAIEEQAYPDPPRFPRSVKWAIDSPLPEGPVARSWEFDGGSSEGWMPYQVEPFTVAQGVLKTRALGDDPQLIVDNVGVPVDDLDCIALRLRTAKGVSACELFWTTTSEPSMTADKAIVFRLVPDGEWHTYQVRKQVDGKWSGTFKILRLDIGGAGDTIELDWIRLYQRAG
- the pstA gene encoding phosphate ABC transporter permease PstA, with product MAASDRHTARLRLNPETTHRLAVVGLWACAGLALGVLAGIIVLVLAKGLPMLSPGFLLESPERMGRAGGIFPTIVGTVLLTMVALLMATPLGVGTAIYLTEYTQAGRLARVIRFGVECLAGVPSIIFGLFGFIFFVIHLKMGWSVLSGGLTLAIMVLPTIIRTAEEAIRAVPASYREVSFAAGATAWQTVTRVVLPVALPGIMTGVVLSIGRCVGETAAVIFTAGTALRLPLSIFSPTRTMAVHFYILAREGLSMPHAYGTAAVLIIVILLVNTIANMIMVRFRAKVT
- a CDS encoding SMP-30/gluconolactonase/LRE family protein, with amino-acid sequence MADVVAFVICSVAMGDVLLPGSTVEQVATGMRFTEGPVWVPAEGCLLFSDIPANRIMRWTPGQGACVWREPSQNANGNTLDLQDRLLTCEHGSRRLTRTEPDGTITVLASTYAGKKLNSPNDAVVKSDGTIWFTDPPYGIQKEQVEQEHNYVFRLDPGATEPVPVASDFGMPNGLCFSPDERVLYIADSSDRHHIRRFTVNADNTLSGGEVFAVIDPGVPDGMRCDEEGRLYSTAGDGVHVFSPSGELVGKILTPESAANCAFGGANGDTLFITARTSLYSVRLATRGAKPPKVAEP
- the pstC gene encoding phosphate ABC transporter permease subunit PstC codes for the protein MRIREFVIEKALLVSALSSVGMLGLIALFVFIEGTPIIAREGPISFLFGNTWAPTKGHFGIFPMILGSIWVTIGSLIIAGPLGVACAVFLVEIAPRRVADLMRPAIQLLAGIPSVVYGFVGIIVLVPLIRETLGGPGLSVLTATVILGVMVLPTVISISQDALEAVPNSYREGALALGLTQWQAISRVVLPAARGGITAALVLGMGRAIGETMAVIMVVGNAAKLPVSPLDPARTLTSNIALEMAYAAGEHREALFATGVVLFIFIMILNTLASLRAGRRGER
- the phoU gene encoding phosphate signaling complex protein PhoU — protein: MDSVRHTFDVELEKLDGTVLHMGEFVANMLHDAMDALVRQDENLARDVRDRDEVANRLDDEIEQSAIRLLALQQPVATDLRRVASVLKATTDLERVGDYASDIAQCAIRLAGDPYFAPLEDIPEMGRIVEGMIRDALKTYVTRDVVFGKSVRDRDKEVDRIYKRVHSQLLEWMEREPRVIHQASEMMFVARYLERLGDHTKNIIERIAYAETGSLRPWRNEEWKREHGVLPTEPGPVEPPEEQVDHEE
- a CDS encoding response regulator gives rise to the protein MCVRILIVDDDDTIRALLTDVLSLLGHKTLCASSCAEALASMEALPPDLVLLDLKLLDGPGWILYEEMQSRFSLRSIPVIVLTGDIEALPAGALPESPLLAFLEKPFSVKALKAAIDEVVTNSRITAFRRECI